The following proteins are co-located in the Deltaproteobacteria bacterium genome:
- a CDS encoding nucleotide sugar dehydrogenase, with product AIGDFMRPDRVVIGADDDEAVAILKDLYRPLYLIETPFVITNIASAELTKYAANAFLATKISFINEMANYCERIGGDVHAIARGIGLDKRIGSKFLHPGPGFGGSCFPKDTRAAAHFARTGGEAFEIIEAVIRVNERQRERMVEKIERALGGDLRGRTIALLGLSFKPETDDIREAPALDIARALEQRGAAIRAFDPVAMANAARVLPAATFCDNEYEACKGADAVVLVTEWNQFRMLDLARLKGLLREPVLVDLRNIYAPETVRRAGFRYEGVGRA from the coding sequence GCGATCGGGGACTTCATGCGGCCCGACCGGGTCGTGATCGGCGCCGACGACGACGAGGCCGTGGCGATCCTGAAGGACCTCTACCGGCCGCTCTACCTGATCGAGACGCCCTTCGTGATCACGAACATCGCGAGCGCCGAGCTCACGAAGTACGCGGCCAACGCCTTCCTCGCGACCAAGATCTCCTTCATCAACGAGATGGCCAACTACTGCGAGCGGATCGGCGGCGACGTCCACGCGATCGCGCGCGGGATCGGGCTCGACAAGCGGATCGGTTCCAAGTTCCTGCACCCCGGGCCGGGCTTCGGCGGCTCCTGCTTCCCGAAGGACACCCGCGCGGCGGCGCACTTCGCGCGCACCGGGGGCGAGGCCTTCGAGATCATCGAGGCGGTGATCCGCGTGAACGAGCGCCAGCGCGAGCGCATGGTCGAGAAGATCGAGCGCGCCCTCGGCGGCGACCTGCGCGGACGCACGATCGCGTTGCTCGGCCTGTCCTTCAAGCCCGAGACCGACGACATCCGCGAGGCGCCAGCGCTCGACATCGCGCGCGCGCTCGAGCAGCGGGGCGCCGCGATCCGCGCCTTCGACCCGGTGGCGATGGCGAACGCCGCGCGCGTGCTGCCGGCGGCCACCTTCTGCGACAACGAGTACGAGGCCTGTAAGGGCGCCGACGCGGTGGTGCTGGTGACCGAGTGGAACCAGTTCCGGATGCTCGATCTGGCGCGCCTGAAGGGGCTGCTGCGCGAGCCGGTCCTCGTGGACCTGCGCAACATCTACGCCCCGGAGACGGTCCGCCGCGCGGGGTTCCGCTACGAAGGCGTTGGCCGGGCGTGA
- a CDS encoding mannose-1-phosphate guanylyltransferase, with protein sequence MRPPARARRGGALDLHVVVMAGGAGERLWPQSRRRRPKPLLPVAGGATLLGATVERARRITARERIWLVCTADNAPALRKEAGLPPGRVLVEPQGRNTAMAVGYAAARIASRHPEAVLLVLPADHVIPDARAFAAAARRAARAAAGAGVLVTLGVRPTRPETGYGYIHLGAPAGRRHPGLHRVRGFAEKPALARARRYLASGAWLWNAGIFAWRADTILAEIERHEPALARALAPLRAAGRPAPAALARAYRRAPALPIDVAVLERSDRVWTLPIAFHWNDLGSWASLAGELGVGGKASRVVAGEAWLEDAPGNLVWGAGRPIALLGVEGLAVIDAGDALLVTRLERSADVRRIVGRLRAAGRRELL encoded by the coding sequence GTGAGGCCGCCCGCGCGCGCACGGAGGGGAGGGGCCCTGGACCTCCACGTCGTCGTGATGGCCGGTGGCGCCGGCGAGCGGCTGTGGCCGCAGTCGAGGAGGCGCCGCCCGAAGCCGCTCCTGCCGGTGGCGGGCGGCGCGACGCTGCTCGGTGCCACGGTCGAGCGGGCGCGCCGGATCACGGCGCGCGAGCGGATCTGGCTGGTCTGCACGGCCGACAACGCCCCGGCGCTGCGCAAGGAGGCGGGCCTCCCGCCGGGCCGCGTCCTGGTCGAGCCCCAGGGCCGCAACACCGCGATGGCGGTGGGCTACGCGGCGGCGCGGATCGCGAGCCGGCACCCGGAGGCGGTGCTGCTCGTGCTGCCGGCCGATCACGTGATCCCGGACGCGCGCGCCTTCGCCGCGGCGGCGCGCCGCGCCGCGCGCGCGGCGGCGGGCGCCGGCGTGCTGGTCACGCTCGGGGTCCGGCCGACCCGCCCCGAGACCGGCTACGGCTACATCCACCTGGGCGCGCCCGCCGGCCGCCGGCACCCGGGGCTGCACCGGGTGCGCGGCTTCGCCGAGAAGCCCGCCCTCGCGCGCGCGCGCCGCTACCTGGCGAGCGGCGCGTGGCTGTGGAACGCGGGCATCTTCGCCTGGCGTGCGGACACGATCCTGGCCGAGATCGAGCGCCACGAGCCCGCCCTCGCGCGCGCGCTCGCGCCGCTGCGCGCCGCGGGGCGCCCCGCGCCCGCGGCGCTCGCGCGCGCCTACCGCCGCGCGCCAGCGCTGCCGATCGACGTGGCCGTGCTCGAGCGCAGCGACCGCGTGTGGACCTTGCCGATCGCCTTCCACTGGAACGACCTCGGGAGCTGGGCGTCGCTGGCCGGCGAGCTCGGGGTCGGCGGGAAGGCGTCGCGCGTGGTGGCGGGCGAGGCCTGGCTCGAGGATGCGCCCGGGAACCTGGTCTGGGGGGCGGGGCGGCCGATCGCGCTCCTCGGGGTCGAGGGGCTCGCGGTGATCGATGCGGGCGACGCCCTCCTCGTGACGCGCCTCGAGCGCAGCGCTGACGTGCGCCGGATCGTCGGCCGGCTGCGCGCAGCGGGGCGCCGCGAGCTGCTCTGA
- a CDS encoding ATP-binding protein, whose product MPIQAQDPRYAGWLVGSIRSGLVAIDERGRIAALNEAAHRLLGCAGASAADALGRDCREALAGEPAVAERLLASLGGAEPEGRAELALIGRPGRPGPTIGFTVAAVRDEAGAVRGALLQFRDLTPYERSAEQERLRDRLAALGEMAAGLAHEIRNPLAGMEILTGLLRRRLAEQPEELALVSELAAEIRRAAATVTESLEFVRPVALRCDEVDPIELLEESLAKARARVPFAGDVARDYAEALPALRADGERLESVLTNLMVNAMEAMESAKSDPRWLRLAVCVERGEDVDAGTLREPEIVFSVADCGPGIPEELRERIFYPFFTTKQEGSGVGLAQAQKIVAGHGGRLELGSDATGGAVFHVRLPLQAPEGRAPRAAGERRS is encoded by the coding sequence ATGCCCATCCAGGCCCAGGACCCCCGCTACGCCGGCTGGCTGGTCGGGTCGATCCGCTCGGGGCTCGTCGCGATCGACGAGCGCGGCAGGATCGCGGCGCTCAACGAGGCGGCCCACCGCCTGCTCGGCTGCGCCGGCGCGAGCGCGGCCGACGCGCTCGGGCGCGACTGCCGGGAGGCCCTGGCGGGCGAGCCGGCCGTCGCCGAGCGCCTCCTCGCGAGCCTCGGCGGGGCCGAGCCCGAGGGCCGCGCCGAGCTGGCCCTGATCGGCCGCCCCGGCCGCCCCGGCCCCACGATCGGCTTCACGGTGGCGGCCGTACGCGACGAGGCGGGCGCGGTCCGCGGCGCCCTCCTGCAGTTCCGCGACCTCACCCCCTACGAGCGCAGCGCCGAGCAGGAGCGGCTGCGCGATCGCCTGGCGGCGCTCGGCGAGATGGCCGCCGGCCTCGCCCACGAGATCCGCAATCCCCTGGCCGGGATGGAGATCCTGACCGGGCTCCTGCGCCGGCGCCTCGCCGAGCAGCCCGAGGAGCTCGCGCTCGTGAGCGAGCTCGCGGCCGAGATCCGCCGCGCGGCCGCGACGGTGACGGAGAGCCTCGAGTTCGTGCGCCCCGTGGCGCTGCGCTGCGACGAGGTGGACCCGATCGAGCTGCTCGAGGAGTCGCTCGCGAAGGCGCGCGCGCGGGTGCCCTTCGCGGGCGACGTCGCCCGCGACTACGCCGAGGCGCTGCCCGCCCTGCGCGCCGACGGCGAGCGGCTCGAGAGCGTCCTCACGAACCTGATGGTGAACGCCATGGAGGCGATGGAGAGCGCGAAGTCCGACCCGCGCTGGCTGCGCCTCGCGGTGTGCGTCGAGCGCGGCGAGGACGTGGACGCCGGGACCCTGCGCGAGCCCGAGATCGTGTTCAGCGTGGCCGACTGCGGGCCCGGCATCCCCGAGGAGCTGCGCGAGCGGATCTTCTACCCCTTCTTCACGACCAAGCAGGAGGGCTCGGGGGTGGGCCTCGCGCAGGCCCAGAAGATCGTGGCGGGCCACGGCGGCCGGCTCGAGCTCGGCAGCGACGCCACGGGCGGCGCCGTCTTCCACGTGCGGCTCCCGCTGCAAGCGCCCGAAGGGCGCGCGCCGCGCGCCGCCGGCGAGCGCAGGTCATGA
- a CDS encoding sigma-54 dependent transcriptional regulator: MSDPSGTARPARLLVVEDNDTLRRGIARALADGFGAVDEEPGGDAALLRLGDPTRLPYDVVVTDLRLPGASGLDVLGAARARDERTAVILMTAYGTIDTAVEAMKRGAFDFVQKPFELEQLELRVAKALEHGSLVREVTRLRAERAARFAPENLIGRSPALEAAVTMARKVAPSRSTVLVTGETGTGKELVAGLIHGLSPRADGPFVKVNCAALPETLLESELFGHERGAFTGAERTRIGRFEQAHGGTIFLDEIGDMTAATQAKLLRVLQDREFFRLGGTRAIRSDVRIVAATNMELEHEIRSGRFREDLFFRLNVIRIQMPPLRERPDDVELLAGHLAVHFARELGRPLRALAPAALERLRSHGWPGNVRELRNVLERAVLLADGERIEAGDVDLPEAPAPPGGGLRLEIPAAGLPLRDVERELVLAALRKTGFVQKDAAALLGVSRRKLNYMVQRMGITHPSWRRNRAGAPAAAPAPCPGPGGVEEEPAIG; encoded by the coding sequence ATGAGCGACCCTTCCGGAACCGCGCGCCCCGCGCGCCTGCTGGTCGTCGAGGACAACGACACGCTGCGCCGCGGCATCGCCCGCGCGCTCGCGGACGGCTTCGGCGCGGTGGACGAGGAGCCCGGCGGCGACGCGGCGCTGCTCCGGCTCGGCGACCCGACCCGGCTCCCCTACGACGTGGTCGTCACCGACCTGCGCCTGCCGGGCGCGAGCGGCCTCGACGTGCTCGGCGCCGCGCGCGCCCGCGACGAGCGCACCGCGGTGATCCTGATGACGGCCTACGGCACGATCGACACCGCCGTCGAGGCGATGAAGCGTGGCGCCTTCGACTTCGTGCAGAAGCCCTTCGAGCTCGAGCAGCTCGAGCTGCGCGTGGCGAAGGCGCTCGAGCACGGGAGCCTCGTGCGCGAGGTGACGCGCCTGCGCGCCGAGCGCGCGGCGCGCTTCGCGCCCGAGAACCTCATCGGGCGCAGCCCCGCGCTCGAGGCCGCGGTGACGATGGCCCGCAAGGTGGCGCCCTCGCGCTCGACCGTGCTGGTGACCGGCGAGACCGGGACCGGCAAGGAGCTCGTGGCCGGACTCATCCACGGGCTCTCGCCGCGCGCCGACGGCCCCTTCGTGAAGGTCAACTGCGCGGCGCTGCCCGAGACGCTCCTCGAGTCGGAGCTCTTCGGCCACGAGCGCGGCGCCTTCACGGGCGCCGAGCGCACCCGGATCGGCCGCTTCGAGCAGGCCCACGGCGGCACGATCTTCCTCGACGAGATCGGCGACATGACGGCCGCCACCCAGGCGAAGCTCCTGCGCGTGCTCCAGGACCGCGAGTTCTTCCGGCTCGGCGGGACGCGCGCGATCCGCTCCGACGTGCGCATCGTGGCCGCCACCAACATGGAGCTCGAGCACGAGATCCGCAGCGGCCGCTTCCGCGAGGACCTCTTCTTCCGGCTCAACGTGATCCGGATCCAGATGCCGCCCCTGCGCGAGCGGCCCGACGACGTGGAGCTCCTGGCCGGGCACCTGGCGGTGCACTTCGCGCGCGAGCTCGGCCGCCCCCTGCGCGCGCTGGCCCCCGCGGCGCTCGAGCGGCTGCGCAGCCACGGCTGGCCCGGCAACGTGCGCGAGCTGCGCAACGTGCTCGAGCGCGCCGTGCTGCTGGCCGACGGCGAGCGCATCGAGGCGGGCGACGTGGACCTCCCCGAGGCGCCGGCGCCCCCCGGCGGCGGGCTGCGCCTCGAGATCCCGGCGGCGGGGCTCCCGCTGCGGGACGTCGAGCGCGAGCTCGTGCTCGCGGCCCTGCGCAAGACGGGCTTCGTCCAGAAGGACGCCGCGGCGCTGCTCGGCGTGAGCCGCCGCAAGCTCAACTACATGGTGCAGCGGATGGGCATCACCCATCCCTCGTGGCGCCGCAACCGCGCGGGCGCCCCGGCGGCGGCGCCCGCGCCGTGCCCGGGACCCGGTGGCGTTGAAGAGGAACCCGCCATCGGATAA